The Thunnus albacares chromosome 21, fThuAlb1.1, whole genome shotgun sequence genome window below encodes:
- the rbm33a gene encoding RNA-binding protein 33 isoform X1 has translation MSANAQDYDFDEYDKPGIERSRRRRGEDDDLESDLEEDLLEEDWLSSKKNPSEVSDEELNDDLLQSDDEDQNMAGQDVSLNATYSLGTSYDQQGYSQEADYTDDVVNLGAGGCEEGDVEEEGYQQEGEEEYTEEYSQDNNTEMPEDQMDYSGDVAEGDDGYQDEVLDIQINEPIDGEFQDDEYQTSYADEPLDEHGVQQGEAPEEEEEEELGREEQQEEEEEDTAGGSQVFDTDEVENEAVPEEETKEESDEEDEEDEESGRIRFKSERKDGAVVRLADAGNKRRNIPETLELSEKAKQDLMEFEEQERQKRQNRYGGRGRGGGGGGRGGRGRGFFPGYGMPDFKGGNRGRMNDQRLPLMGNMGMQQPSSRMPLPHQPHQQQLQSQQHHPSRPRGPPPFQEHGRPLAQQPLQPLIPPHMAHRSPPMRPQMEPPPRMMSSPPPNFPQHHQQQPPQPKNIHINPHFRGPASSSVQVPLMPPAQSQPRPAVGPQRFPGPGDFHQHMPGNFGQPQRPPHHMEPFRNQPPQGPQDREPLFMGEHTESTRFPGQHMFDHQGPSPLMNSGNNLHQQQLPGQGQMGFGPPGPAFNQPGQGPLGLFPREPPRPNLPHHQGHQGMVGMNQQGGPPNQPRPFMGPRQPFGQQGNLFHPPQVQFGMQVRLRGLMHGPPVSQLPHHDPMPSHQPMHQQQQHHRQELSHHQQQQLNLNEPRPMMHHGQNPFHQQQAHGSPRQMTPRPQNPQQRNMSNRQRMNTPVSKQMQILPQRNSNLRELPVAPGNTTMNSARPAASPAANVRPVAKATQGVRPVQNTQPVFDGGRGRGQVAAKTASQPGGAGRTVVRKEIPSTPSSEAPQDPDEDEDMRQYRLKIEEQKRLREEILKRKEMRRQMQAGVRKKELLDRINSQTNTPNQGPAPSQNPSVQQNQQTPHPVVQQQQQQHPQPPQQQEQKQPQQQQQQQLQPQQQRQFSQRTQQSLNQSLKNPNQGIPISPNGAAQTPTPRPNVKTRLQMVKGNNQQQQTPGPGPDQQWKPPQQNQQQQQQQQQPLPRRNSALQNVNRPGAQIQSTQVPQKNIPVTSSVGPGQTQGPKPGAKRTVMQRAKNCGSEGQQVPQKVRVVKLSGAAGKGPEAMGVPVQQQGTWSATPLNQGVQRKVTMAGQQPQGPGGTPQASRGGMGNPQQNRVVVSGRGRGRGGGQMGRGRPMSTRQSQRGAESEHCTVSIEGLSSSTTDVQLKNLLRSIGPIEMFKMMPQQRKAVATFSSPQHAASFQMSFHRHMIDLSHIDVSLIDG, from the exons ATGTCAGCCAACGCTCAGG ATTATGACTTTGATGAATATGACAAACCCGGGATTGAGCGGTCACGCAGGAGAAGGGGTGAAGATGATGATCTAGAGAG TGATTTGGAAGAGGATTTGTTGGAGGAGGATTGGCTGTCAAGTAAAAAG aATCCCTCTGAAGTGTCAGATGAAGAGCTGAATGATGACCTTCTACaaagtgatgatgaagatcaaAATATGGC tggTCAGGATGTGAGCCTGAATGCCACATACAGCTTGGGCACATCCTATGACCAGCAGGGCTACTCGCAGGAAGCAGACTACACAGATGACGTTGTGAACCTGGGTGCAGGGGGCTGTGAAGAAGGGGAtgtagaggaggaggggtaCCAGCAAGAGGGGGAAGAGGAGTACACAGAGGAATACAGCCAggacaacaacacagagatgCCTGAGGACCAAATGGATTACTCTGGAGATGTAGCTGAGGGTGACGACGGCTACCAGGATGAAGTGCTAGACATCCAAATCAATGAGCCCATAGATGGTGAATTTCAA GATGATGAATACCAAACCTCCTATGCTGATGAGCCACTGGATGAACATGGAGTCCAACAGGGGGAGGcccctgaggaggaggaggaggaggagttgggGCGAGAAGagcagcaggaagaggaggaggaagacaccGCCGGGGGCTCTCAGGTCTTTGACACAGACGAG GTTGAAAATGAAGCTGTgcctgaagaagaaacaaaggaGGAAtcagatgaagaggatgaggaagacGAAGAGTCTGGCCGCATACGGTTTAAATCGGAGAGAAAGGATGGTGCTGTTGTGCGATTGGCTGACGCGGGCAATAAAAGAAGGAACATCCCCGAAACACTAG AACTGTCAGAGAAGGCCAAACAAGACCTGATGGAGTTTGAGGAGCAGGAACGGCAGAAGAGACAAAACCGATACGGAGGccgagggagaggaggaggaggagggggacgtggaggcagaggaagaggatTCTTCCCTGGTTATGGAATGCCAGATTTTAAAGGCggaaacagaggaagaatgaATGACCAGAGGCTCCCCCTAATGGGAAACATGGGCATGCAG CAGCCATCCTCCCGAATGCCTCttcctcatcagcctcatcagcaGCAACTGCAGTCCCAGCAGCACCACCCTTCGCGGCCAAGAGGACCTCCTCCCTTCCAAGAGCATGGGCGCCCACTGGCCCAGCAGCCCCTCCAGCCCCTCATTCCCCCGCACATGGCTCACCGCTCACCGCCGATGCGGCCCCAGATGGAGCCACCACCACGGATGATGAGCTCCCCGCCACCCAACTTCCCTCAGCAtcaccagcagcagcctccGCAGCCCAAAAACATCCACATTAACCCCCATTTCAGAGGCCCTGCATCATCCTCTGTACAAG TGCCCTTGATGCCTCCTGCTCAGAGCCAGCCCAGACCTGCTGTGGGTCCTCAGAGGTTCCCT GGACCGGGAGACTTCCATCAACACATGCCAGGTAATTTTGGTCAGCCCCAGCGGCCCCCTCATCACATGGAGCCCTTTAGGAACCAGCCACCTCAAGGCCCCCAGGACAGAGAGCCCCTCTTTATGGGAG AGCACACAGAGTCAACACGGTTTCCAGGGCAGCACATGTTTGATCACCAGGGCCCCAGCCCTCTGATGAACAGCGGCAACAACCtacaccagcagcagctgccCGGCCAGGGCCAAATGGGCTTCGGCCCACCAGGACCAGCCTTCAACCAGCCGGGCCAGGGCCCACTAGGACTATTTCCAAGAGAACCTCCAAGACCCAACCTCCCTCACCACCAAGGTCACCAGGGAATGGTCGGCATGAATCAACAAGGTGGCCCCCCCAACCAGCCCCGGCCCTTCATGGGCCCTCGTCAGCCGTTTGGCCAGCAGGGGAACCTTTTCCATCCTCCACAAGTCCAGTTTGGGATGCAGGTACGACTAAGA GGCTTAATGCATGGCCCTCCCGTCTCCCAGCTTCCGCATCATGACCCCATGCCATCCCATCAGCCTatgcaccagcagcagcaacatcatAGGCAGGAGTTATCCCATCATCAGCAGCAACAGCTAAATCTCAATGAGCCTCGCCCCATGATGCACCATGGGCAGAATCCCTTCCATCAACAGCAGGCGCATGGTAGCCCCAGGCAGATGACTCCCCGCCCTCAGAACCCCCAACAGCGCAACATGTCCAACAGGCAAAGGATG AACACACCTGTTTCCAAGCAAATGCAGATCCTTCCTCAGCGCAACAGCAATCTACGGGAGCTTCCCGTAGCACCTGGCAACACAACCATGAACAGTGCCCGCCCCGCCGCCTCCCCTGCCGCCAACGTCAGGCCTGTTGCCAAGGCAACACAGGGGGTGCGTCCCGTGCAGAACACTCAGCCGGTGTTTGACGGTGGCAGAGGAAGAGGCCAAGTTGCTGCCAAGACTGCTTCACAGCCTGGGGGAGCAGGCAGGACAGTGGTTCGCAAGGAAATCCCAAGCACACCGTCCAGCGAGGCACCACAG GACCCTGATGAGGACGAGGATATGCGTCAGTACCGTCTGAAGATCGAGGAGCAGAAGCGTCTGAGAGAGGAGATCctgaagaggaaggagatgaGACGGCAGATGCAAGCTGGCGTCAGGAAGAAGGAGCTGCTAGACAGGATCAACTCCCAGACAAATACTCCAAACCAAGGCCCAGCTCCTTCACAGAATCCATCCgtacaacaaaatcaacaaacaccACACCCCGttgtacaacaacaacaacaacaacacccaCAACCACCACAGcagcaagaacaaaaacagccacagcagcagcagcagcaacaactacAGCCACAACAGCAGAGACAGTTTTCTCAGAGAACACAACAATCGTTAAATCAGTCATTAAAAAATCCTAATCAAGGCATCCCCATTTCTCCCAACGGGGCTGCTCAGACCCCTACACCACGTCCCAATGTCAAGACACGCCTGCAGATGGTAAAGGGTAATAACCAGCAGCAACAGACTCCCGGGCCTGGTCCTGACCAGCAGTGGAAGCCGCCCCAAcaaaatcagcagcagcagcagcagcagcagcagccactaCCACGAAGGAACAGTGCTCTGCAGAACGTAAACAGACCTGGTGCTCAGATCCAGTCTACTCAGGTCCCCCAAAAGAACATACCTGTAACTTCCTCAGTGGGCCCTGGCCAGACTCAAGGACCGAAACCTGGGGCTAAAAGAACTGTAATGCAGCGGGCAAAGAATTGTGGCAGTGAAGGCCAGCAGGTGCCACAAAAAGTCAGAGTCGTCAAACTTTCAGGAGCG GCTGGAAAGGGGCCTGAGGCGATGGGTGTCCCAGTGCAGCAACAAGGCACCTGGTCGGCAACCCCACTCAACCAGGGCGTCCAAAGGAAGGTTACCATGGCAGGACAGCAGCCACAGGGACCAGGCGGAACACCGCAGGCTAGCCGAGGGGGCATGGGCAACCCCCAGCAAAACAGG GTGGTTGTGTCGGGCCGGGGCCGAGGTAGAGGGGGTGGTCAGATGGGTCGAGGACGTCCGATGTCCACCAGACAAAGCCAAAGAGGTGCAGAGAGTGAACACTGTACTGTGTCCATAGAGGGCCTCTCCTCATCCACAACCGATGTTCAGCTGAAGAACCTTCTGAGATCCATCGGCCCCATAGAG ATGTTCAAAATGATGCCTCAGCAGAGGAAAGCAGTCGCCACCTTTTCCAGTCCCCAGCATGCAGCGAGTTTTCAAATGAGCTTCCATAG GCACATGATTGATTTGTCCCACATTGATGTGTCGCTGATTGATGGATGA
- the rbm33a gene encoding RNA-binding protein 33 isoform X2, with protein sequence MSANAQDYDFDEYDKPGIERSRRRRGEDDDLESDLEEDLLEEDWLSSKKNPSEVSDEELNDDLLQSDDEDQNMAGQDVSLNATYSLGTSYDQQGYSQEADYTDDVVNLGAGGCEEGDVEEEGYQQEGEEEYTEEYSQDNNTEMPEDQMDYSGDVAEGDDGYQDEVLDIQINEPIDGEFQDDEYQTSYADEPLDEHGVQQGEAPEEEEEEELGREEQQEEEEEDTAGGSQVFDTDEVENEAVPEEETKEESDEEDEEDEESGRIRFKSERKDGAVVRLADAGNKRRNIPETLELSEKAKQDLMEFEEQERQKRQNRYGGRGRGGGGGGRGGRGRGFFPGYGMPDFKGGNRGRMNDQRLPLMGNMGMQPSSRMPLPHQPHQQQLQSQQHHPSRPRGPPPFQEHGRPLAQQPLQPLIPPHMAHRSPPMRPQMEPPPRMMSSPPPNFPQHHQQQPPQPKNIHINPHFRGPASSSVQVPLMPPAQSQPRPAVGPQRFPGPGDFHQHMPGNFGQPQRPPHHMEPFRNQPPQGPQDREPLFMGEHTESTRFPGQHMFDHQGPSPLMNSGNNLHQQQLPGQGQMGFGPPGPAFNQPGQGPLGLFPREPPRPNLPHHQGHQGMVGMNQQGGPPNQPRPFMGPRQPFGQQGNLFHPPQVQFGMQVRLRGLMHGPPVSQLPHHDPMPSHQPMHQQQQHHRQELSHHQQQQLNLNEPRPMMHHGQNPFHQQQAHGSPRQMTPRPQNPQQRNMSNRQRMNTPVSKQMQILPQRNSNLRELPVAPGNTTMNSARPAASPAANVRPVAKATQGVRPVQNTQPVFDGGRGRGQVAAKTASQPGGAGRTVVRKEIPSTPSSEAPQDPDEDEDMRQYRLKIEEQKRLREEILKRKEMRRQMQAGVRKKELLDRINSQTNTPNQGPAPSQNPSVQQNQQTPHPVVQQQQQQHPQPPQQQEQKQPQQQQQQQLQPQQQRQFSQRTQQSLNQSLKNPNQGIPISPNGAAQTPTPRPNVKTRLQMVKGNNQQQQTPGPGPDQQWKPPQQNQQQQQQQQQPLPRRNSALQNVNRPGAQIQSTQVPQKNIPVTSSVGPGQTQGPKPGAKRTVMQRAKNCGSEGQQVPQKVRVVKLSGAAGKGPEAMGVPVQQQGTWSATPLNQGVQRKVTMAGQQPQGPGGTPQASRGGMGNPQQNRVVVSGRGRGRGGGQMGRGRPMSTRQSQRGAESEHCTVSIEGLSSSTTDVQLKNLLRSIGPIEMFKMMPQQRKAVATFSSPQHAASFQMSFHRHMIDLSHIDVSLIDG encoded by the exons ATGTCAGCCAACGCTCAGG ATTATGACTTTGATGAATATGACAAACCCGGGATTGAGCGGTCACGCAGGAGAAGGGGTGAAGATGATGATCTAGAGAG TGATTTGGAAGAGGATTTGTTGGAGGAGGATTGGCTGTCAAGTAAAAAG aATCCCTCTGAAGTGTCAGATGAAGAGCTGAATGATGACCTTCTACaaagtgatgatgaagatcaaAATATGGC tggTCAGGATGTGAGCCTGAATGCCACATACAGCTTGGGCACATCCTATGACCAGCAGGGCTACTCGCAGGAAGCAGACTACACAGATGACGTTGTGAACCTGGGTGCAGGGGGCTGTGAAGAAGGGGAtgtagaggaggaggggtaCCAGCAAGAGGGGGAAGAGGAGTACACAGAGGAATACAGCCAggacaacaacacagagatgCCTGAGGACCAAATGGATTACTCTGGAGATGTAGCTGAGGGTGACGACGGCTACCAGGATGAAGTGCTAGACATCCAAATCAATGAGCCCATAGATGGTGAATTTCAA GATGATGAATACCAAACCTCCTATGCTGATGAGCCACTGGATGAACATGGAGTCCAACAGGGGGAGGcccctgaggaggaggaggaggaggagttgggGCGAGAAGagcagcaggaagaggaggaggaagacaccGCCGGGGGCTCTCAGGTCTTTGACACAGACGAG GTTGAAAATGAAGCTGTgcctgaagaagaaacaaaggaGGAAtcagatgaagaggatgaggaagacGAAGAGTCTGGCCGCATACGGTTTAAATCGGAGAGAAAGGATGGTGCTGTTGTGCGATTGGCTGACGCGGGCAATAAAAGAAGGAACATCCCCGAAACACTAG AACTGTCAGAGAAGGCCAAACAAGACCTGATGGAGTTTGAGGAGCAGGAACGGCAGAAGAGACAAAACCGATACGGAGGccgagggagaggaggaggaggagggggacgtggaggcagaggaagaggatTCTTCCCTGGTTATGGAATGCCAGATTTTAAAGGCggaaacagaggaagaatgaATGACCAGAGGCTCCCCCTAATGGGAAACATGGGCATGCAG CCATCCTCCCGAATGCCTCttcctcatcagcctcatcagcaGCAACTGCAGTCCCAGCAGCACCACCCTTCGCGGCCAAGAGGACCTCCTCCCTTCCAAGAGCATGGGCGCCCACTGGCCCAGCAGCCCCTCCAGCCCCTCATTCCCCCGCACATGGCTCACCGCTCACCGCCGATGCGGCCCCAGATGGAGCCACCACCACGGATGATGAGCTCCCCGCCACCCAACTTCCCTCAGCAtcaccagcagcagcctccGCAGCCCAAAAACATCCACATTAACCCCCATTTCAGAGGCCCTGCATCATCCTCTGTACAAG TGCCCTTGATGCCTCCTGCTCAGAGCCAGCCCAGACCTGCTGTGGGTCCTCAGAGGTTCCCT GGACCGGGAGACTTCCATCAACACATGCCAGGTAATTTTGGTCAGCCCCAGCGGCCCCCTCATCACATGGAGCCCTTTAGGAACCAGCCACCTCAAGGCCCCCAGGACAGAGAGCCCCTCTTTATGGGAG AGCACACAGAGTCAACACGGTTTCCAGGGCAGCACATGTTTGATCACCAGGGCCCCAGCCCTCTGATGAACAGCGGCAACAACCtacaccagcagcagctgccCGGCCAGGGCCAAATGGGCTTCGGCCCACCAGGACCAGCCTTCAACCAGCCGGGCCAGGGCCCACTAGGACTATTTCCAAGAGAACCTCCAAGACCCAACCTCCCTCACCACCAAGGTCACCAGGGAATGGTCGGCATGAATCAACAAGGTGGCCCCCCCAACCAGCCCCGGCCCTTCATGGGCCCTCGTCAGCCGTTTGGCCAGCAGGGGAACCTTTTCCATCCTCCACAAGTCCAGTTTGGGATGCAGGTACGACTAAGA GGCTTAATGCATGGCCCTCCCGTCTCCCAGCTTCCGCATCATGACCCCATGCCATCCCATCAGCCTatgcaccagcagcagcaacatcatAGGCAGGAGTTATCCCATCATCAGCAGCAACAGCTAAATCTCAATGAGCCTCGCCCCATGATGCACCATGGGCAGAATCCCTTCCATCAACAGCAGGCGCATGGTAGCCCCAGGCAGATGACTCCCCGCCCTCAGAACCCCCAACAGCGCAACATGTCCAACAGGCAAAGGATG AACACACCTGTTTCCAAGCAAATGCAGATCCTTCCTCAGCGCAACAGCAATCTACGGGAGCTTCCCGTAGCACCTGGCAACACAACCATGAACAGTGCCCGCCCCGCCGCCTCCCCTGCCGCCAACGTCAGGCCTGTTGCCAAGGCAACACAGGGGGTGCGTCCCGTGCAGAACACTCAGCCGGTGTTTGACGGTGGCAGAGGAAGAGGCCAAGTTGCTGCCAAGACTGCTTCACAGCCTGGGGGAGCAGGCAGGACAGTGGTTCGCAAGGAAATCCCAAGCACACCGTCCAGCGAGGCACCACAG GACCCTGATGAGGACGAGGATATGCGTCAGTACCGTCTGAAGATCGAGGAGCAGAAGCGTCTGAGAGAGGAGATCctgaagaggaaggagatgaGACGGCAGATGCAAGCTGGCGTCAGGAAGAAGGAGCTGCTAGACAGGATCAACTCCCAGACAAATACTCCAAACCAAGGCCCAGCTCCTTCACAGAATCCATCCgtacaacaaaatcaacaaacaccACACCCCGttgtacaacaacaacaacaacaacacccaCAACCACCACAGcagcaagaacaaaaacagccacagcagcagcagcagcaacaactacAGCCACAACAGCAGAGACAGTTTTCTCAGAGAACACAACAATCGTTAAATCAGTCATTAAAAAATCCTAATCAAGGCATCCCCATTTCTCCCAACGGGGCTGCTCAGACCCCTACACCACGTCCCAATGTCAAGACACGCCTGCAGATGGTAAAGGGTAATAACCAGCAGCAACAGACTCCCGGGCCTGGTCCTGACCAGCAGTGGAAGCCGCCCCAAcaaaatcagcagcagcagcagcagcagcagcagccactaCCACGAAGGAACAGTGCTCTGCAGAACGTAAACAGACCTGGTGCTCAGATCCAGTCTACTCAGGTCCCCCAAAAGAACATACCTGTAACTTCCTCAGTGGGCCCTGGCCAGACTCAAGGACCGAAACCTGGGGCTAAAAGAACTGTAATGCAGCGGGCAAAGAATTGTGGCAGTGAAGGCCAGCAGGTGCCACAAAAAGTCAGAGTCGTCAAACTTTCAGGAGCG GCTGGAAAGGGGCCTGAGGCGATGGGTGTCCCAGTGCAGCAACAAGGCACCTGGTCGGCAACCCCACTCAACCAGGGCGTCCAAAGGAAGGTTACCATGGCAGGACAGCAGCCACAGGGACCAGGCGGAACACCGCAGGCTAGCCGAGGGGGCATGGGCAACCCCCAGCAAAACAGG GTGGTTGTGTCGGGCCGGGGCCGAGGTAGAGGGGGTGGTCAGATGGGTCGAGGACGTCCGATGTCCACCAGACAAAGCCAAAGAGGTGCAGAGAGTGAACACTGTACTGTGTCCATAGAGGGCCTCTCCTCATCCACAACCGATGTTCAGCTGAAGAACCTTCTGAGATCCATCGGCCCCATAGAG ATGTTCAAAATGATGCCTCAGCAGAGGAAAGCAGTCGCCACCTTTTCCAGTCCCCAGCATGCAGCGAGTTTTCAAATGAGCTTCCATAG GCACATGATTGATTTGTCCCACATTGATGTGTCGCTGATTGATGGATGA